In Gossypium arboreum isolate Shixiya-1 chromosome 6, ASM2569848v2, whole genome shotgun sequence, the following are encoded in one genomic region:
- the LOC108454619 gene encoding uncharacterized protein LOC108454619 yields MKKFLPTFLPYEDETAALRMYKFLVKYANDDDLLRCHQIIYHEKKWLLAFEDCLNVMEFFDKQKSNWERRRSQRSRASWFSYIRRDFVEIFQDAACIWVRKAGRSSCQSIYTENPIKCLFITRKCSECRVKVLPNLDGPKSKMNDDIEELKKLMDVIINYPFGSDKPDYDRFNLSPELRCFLHYLNSEFLENVSPRCLLDSPFIWGDADKYRFLISLDYLLKSEVFKLESCNDALTTFASTNLIHWVRALYNKRVLYKVYYHSQMSYNVSRTAAVVRFCSNVFWHYNNYAIECGERKIGKIRIVRKLSEALPNLFIDLFDCCIKYACNLEDLHQPEMREALKRVFRKPLTSEYRY; encoded by the exons ATGAAGAAATTCCTTCCAACTTTTCTTCCTTATGAAGATGAGACAGCAGCTCTTAGAATGTACAAGTTCTTAGTTAAGTATGCCAATGATGATGACTTACTCAGGTGTCATCAAATCATATATCATGAAAAGAAATGGCTGCTTGCGTTTGAAGATTGTTTAAATGTAATGGaattttttgacaaacagaagAGTAATTGGGAACGTAGGCGTTCACAGAGGAGTAGGGCTAGCTGGTTTAGTTATATTAGGAGAGATTTTGTAGAGATATTTCAAGATGCTGCCTGTATTTGGGTTAGAAAAGCAGGTAGAAGTAGCTGTCAAAGCATTTATACGGAAAACCCAATTAAATGTTTGTTTATTACgaggaagtgttctgaatgtCGGGTAAAAGTTTTACCCAATTTAGATGGACCGAAGAGCAAGATGAATGATGATATTGAAGAGCTTAAAAAATTGATGGACGTCATCATAAATTACCCGTTCGGATCAGATAAGCCAGATTATGATCGTTTCAATTTGTCTCCTGAACTGAGATGTTTTCTTCATTATCTCAATTCTGAATTTTT GGAAAACGTGAGCCCTAGGTGCTTACTTGATTCGCCTTTTATTTGGGGGGACGCTGATAAGTATCGGTTTCTTATCAGTCTGGATTATCTCCTAAAGAGCGAAGTATTTAAGCTTGAATCTTGTAATGATGCTTTAACTACGTTTGCAAGTACTAATTTGATTCACTGGGTACGTGCTTTGTATAACAAACGGGTGCTGTATAAAGTATATTACCATAGTCAAATGAGTTACAATGTCTCGAGGACTGCTGCTGTTGTACGATTCTGCTCAAATGTTTTCTGGCATTACAATAATTATGCAATTGAATGCGGGGAAAGAAAA ATTGGCAAGATTAGGATCGTGAGAAAGTTGAGCGAGGCCCTGCCAAATTTATTTATCGATCTATTTGACTGTTGTATCAAGTATGCATGCAACTTGGAAGATTTGCATCAACCCGAAATGCGTGAAGCACT GAAACGAGTTTTTCGCAAACCTTTGACTTCTGAATACCGATACTGA